One Brachyspira suanatina DNA segment encodes these proteins:
- a CDS encoding YggS family pyridoxal phosphate-dependent enzyme, protein MNRNEILERYNQILNNINAAKQKYNIEYDINIVAVSKYSSIETIKEFLSLDIDLPLGESKAQSLRDRAGEIAQLKNNVKWHFIGRIQLNKVKYIVRYADLIQSVDSIEIAEYINKEAIKNNKVQDILLQFNISDEDQKGGFNINNYIDIYENIIKMSNISVKGLMGIGKDSENLLLIEEEFEKLNTIYKSINLKYNNPLSILSMGMSSDYELAIKHGSNMIRIGSSFLGNS, encoded by the coding sequence ATGAATAGAAATGAAATATTAGAAAGATATAATCAAATATTAAATAATATTAATGCAGCAAAACAAAAATATAATATAGAATACGATATAAATATAGTAGCTGTGAGTAAATATTCTTCTATTGAAACTATAAAAGAATTTCTATCATTAGATATAGATTTACCGCTTGGAGAAAGTAAGGCTCAAAGCTTGAGAGATAGAGCAGGGGAGATTGCCCAATTAAAAAATAATGTTAAATGGCATTTTATAGGACGAATACAGTTAAACAAAGTAAAATACATAGTGAGATATGCTGACTTAATACAGAGTGTAGACTCCATTGAAATAGCTGAATATATAAATAAAGAAGCGATAAAAAATAATAAAGTTCAAGATATATTATTACAATTCAATATAAGCGATGAAGATCAGAAGGGCGGATTTAATATAAATAATTATATAGATATATATGAAAACATTATAAAAATGTCTAATATATCTGTTAAAGGCTTAATGGGAATAGGAAAAGATAGTGAGAATTTACTACTTATTGAAGAAGAATTTGAGAAACTTAATACTATATATAAATCTATTAATTTAAAATATAATAATCCTTTATCAATACTTTCTATGGGAATGTCTTCAGATTATGAGCTTGCAATAAAACATGGTTCGAATATGATAAGAATAGGAAGCAGTTTCTTGGGTAATTCTTAA